The Amblyomma americanum isolate KBUSLIRL-KWMA chromosome 2, ASM5285725v1, whole genome shotgun sequence genome contains the following window.
CTCTGAAACCGCATGTGCATTACATTTGGTTTCAAAGCTGAACCGCACTTAAAAGAGCACCAGTGTCATTGTCATCACACAATGGTGTTTTAGCCTTTTTATGTTGGCATGGCTGGCATCATAGAGGTGTTAGGCCTAGCTACTTCATTGTGCTTTTAGTTGTTTTGCTTCACCATTATTCATTGCTAAATATTGGATATCTTTGCTGCTATTCAAGAATGAGGACTGCTTCAGTGTCTACGAACGCCAGTCTATATGACGGCACGAAGACAGCACACTGTAGTGCACTGACAGCCAAGAACTCTCTCAAGATAGTGATGAGGACTGATGCGGAGGCATATAATGAATGTTTCCTCAGGCTTCTGCACAAGTAGTGTTTTTTTCGCTTTTACGGACATGAAAACTGGTGTGTGTTGGAATCGGGCAATTATGGTACTCCAGTATGTTGATCATGCAGAGCGATCAAACGTGCATAAAAATATCCACAGTGAGACTTGCTCAGAATCTATGAGCTAGCCAAATTTCTCATTCACTTTTCTCTACCTTTCTCAGGTGTCCTTTATGCCCTCACTGATTCCTGCTCTGTAACATTGAATGCATTGTCCAATCTTACAGGTATATTGCTAGGAAGGTAATGATTTGGCACTTTGCCTACTTAATCCAGCAACCTGGACCTGGGACTATAAACAAGTTTTCTCTCACTGTCGGGTGTTCAAGCTCCTGTTTATCCTTTTTTGTTATCGTTACTATTTTCAGGGAAATTTGGACATTCCATCTTTCTTGCACCTGTTCAGCAGTGTTCAGTTCAAATTTAATTTGAACGGGCCTGTTGTGTTTTCATTTGTGTATTAGAGCTCAAATTTTACAGTTTGCACATCTGCTATGAGTAATGGTGCGCTTTACTCATTTTGTTTAACCTGTAAGGTTTTTCATTCAGAACCTGCCACGGGGAGACTAGGCTATCTGTGTAAGGTTTCACTTGTTACATTCATTACCTAGTCGATTTTGTGTTTGACCGTGGTGTACTGCTTCAACTCTGCAGCCAGATGAAATCGCCAGGCATGACTACAACTGTGGAAGGGCGTAGCAAAACATTGTACATGCCTTCTGTTCCTGATATTGAGAAGAGGACAAAGGAAAACCTCAAGAAAACCTTGCAAGGTAAGAGAACTGCAAACAGACATCTTGGGGAACTACCGTAAAatccggaatataggtcgaactttttttcaaaaaaccatggggAAAAGTCTACCctcgtcttatataccggtcattggcggaaaaaatacggaagtcttgcaacaatgggtggctgaagtcaacagcctccatcaccatcgccatcagcagcagtgccgccattttgcgtttcagtaggtgcaaagcggaagctaacggcaatttaccgtcgccttcaagaaaaacacgattgagtacgaggaagctcacgggaacctggcagcacagcgcgaatttggagtatccgaaaagagcattcagtactggcggaggcagaagctgcatattacaacttgcagcaaccagaagaaaacatcatttcgtgggcggaccgcagcATATCCacaattggaaggaaaggttgcgctgcgtgcaagatcgctgcctgtgtctgccgaatgcatccgcgtgaaagcggtaggGATCGCGcatgcctctagactcacgagggcgcaattaaagggctcgccatcctagatgcggcgattcatgaagaggaagggctttgcatTACGGCGCcatacttctgtgtgccagaaacgaACACGCGGGCGATGGGCGGGCGATACtgtaaaaaattggccgggtgtacatatgtgcagcatttaaatgaaaataaatactgtcaccattgtgcaacctgtcgagtcgcatttgtttcaaggtgtctttcagtactttttccgttgaaaaagatttttttcattattaGAATTGGTATGTTGGGGGATTGACCTATATTCctgtccgacctatagtccggtttttatgGTAGTTATAGCTTCTTATTACGATCAAGCCCCTAAGGATTCCAAGCAGTGTTTAGACTGGTGGGTGGCACAGGGACAGGAAATTGCTTATTTTCTTGTTTAATTCTGCTCATGCTGATTTTTATGCCAAGTAAGAAGTTTTGGCACTTTCCGGCATGCATAGTTTATGCTGAGAGGGTCTCCACAGCTGTATTTTATTCAACCTTTACAGCCGCTCTGTAGCACAGTTGCATTCGAGGAGGGCATAGGGAAACACCGGTATGTTAATAATGTGGTTCACAACCATTCCTGTACAATGTCTGGCGGGAGTTACGTCCCACCACAGCCCACATTTTTTCTTCAGGCATTGCTAGGGGACACGCTGAGCATAGTAGTCCCGGtccctctttttttctggtgctgcGAAGGTCTGCACGGCCACTAGTACCCCAACTCATTGTGGCCGCTGAGCTTAAATCAGTGCACATCTCAGATCGAGAAGTGGTGGTGGCTCAGGACTGTGTCTGCTAGCTGGCTACATATTTCTTCATCTTTGAGAGCAGACGATGGTCGATGATAGTGAGCTATTgagcatcatcatcgtcatcgttcAGGTTTTGTCTGCCGAGGAACATAGGCCTTTGTCTTCAGTTAGCCTTGTCCTGTGCCAACCATGACCATCCTATCCCAGCAGACCCCCTTATCTAAACTCCTTGCCTGACTCTGTGCCGCCGGCTTGGCTGCATTTTTATTCCCTGGGACTTCTCTTTAACTGACAGTGTTTGTTCTCTAACCCATGCTGCTCTTTTTTGTCCTTTAGCATTGCCACTGTCATTTTCCTTTACATAGCTAGCTGTTTTTGAACTGAACTTTCCTAACCTAATTTTTTTAACCTGATTAAGCTTAGCTTTCCTTAATCTAATTATAGGATTGCTTATGTGGTATTAGTGTTATCACATTAAATGAAAAGCAATTGAGCAGTTTCAGTATTTTGTTTCCAAACCCCTGTAAAGCATGCTCCACCTTACGCAAGGGTGCGCAAGGTGTAGCATCTAATCACGGAGCTGGGAAAGTAGAAAAAGGGCTGGTTTTTGTGTTTagtttgtgtgtttgtttgcaAGATATTACTGTGATCAGCTGCTAAGATTCACATTTTTCCCATGCTCACCTGCAGTCGTTTGGAAATCGCTGAGCGGAATTTTGAGAGCTGTTGTTGTATTTGATGAAAGCTAATGATCCTCCTGGATTTTCTTTGTCTAATTTGCTTTCAGAACTAGGCTTTGTAGAGGGCCAAGAGCTGGTGGTTGTCGATGTCACCAACCCCATGTACATTGCTTTCAAGATGACTTTCAAAGAACCAACTGATGCATAAAGTTTTGTATTGTGATTTGTGGATGGATGTTACCGTGAAGTTGGTTATATTAAACTTATGGCCTTTATTTGGAAACTGCCTCTTGTTTGATATGTATGTTTGTTAGTAAGCAAATATGGGAACAATACATGTCATATACTAGGGAGCCTTGTTTGCACATAAAGCTAGTGTGGCAGAAATGCTGCTGCATTGAGTCCTACATTTATCTCAGAAAAGGAGTGGCGGAATGAGGTGAATCACTGGCCTTGCAAGGAGTTATTTGCCTTTAAAAAGAAAAGGCCTGGAACACTGTGGAACAGCATATGCTCTGGGCATATGCTGGTATTGTGTGCATGAAAGTGATCTGCTGCTTCATATAGCTAAAATTTTTGGTGGCTGTTAGCACACGTATGCATGCATGCAAGCATTTAATGTTCAGAAATTTTGTGCCTTTTTTTCACAAGCTGATGGCACCTTCAACTAAAAAACTATCCTCTCTTTGTATGTGAAAGTGTAGGCTCATGTCTAGCTGTCTAGTGCAGTGAATTCTGCGATGAATGCCGCAGTGTTGCGACAGAAGCACATGAAAAAGGGGAGCAAgcataaagaagcagaaaaaaaaaactttcattcaTGTAGAGTAATCTATTTCAAACTTAAAACCTGCAAGAGAATTTATCAGTGTTTGAAATATTGAAAGGTGGGTCTGAAACAATAATCCAGAATAATGCATACCACCtaggcatgcatttttttcatttaagCACTGTGGCAGAACCAATGTAAATTTAAAGCACCAGCTCATTTCTCGCTGCATGTTCAGTACAGACACTACTGCAATAAGTGCCTGTTGTTGTGTATCCTACTCAACAAATGCTAGCAGAGGTACAGGTTTGGGAAGAGCTGTCTGCTCATattttccctaaaaaaaaaaaaagtgcctagCACAAGGGCATTAAAGAAagttaaaagaaaactgtttcaTTGCTTGGTGGCAGATTAATCGCCAGAGCTTCGAGTGAGCAGCAAAAAGCAGGTAGCACCTTTTGTTTGTGCACTCTGTTTGCAGACTTTTCGATAAGCATCTCGTGCACCGGACTGCATCACTCGAAGAAGAAGAGGACAGTGATAAAGTGGCCAGTTTGAAACACATTGTTGAATGATGAACACAGCGTGAAAGATGAATGGTATTCACGTGAAGAGAGGTAGACTGTCACATGCAGCATGCTGGCACGTTTTCCTGTGGTAACAATAATCAGACACTAGCAGAAACTGCGTGTATGACTGCAATGCTGTGTATGAGATATTCTCTGCTTTCACAATGAATTTATGCTGTTCTCACGTAACGAACATCACTCAAGAAGCAGCGGCACTATTAATAACTACTGTGTGACTGGTAGCTAGTTCAGAATGCCTTTACGGCGGATGGCGGCTATATCCGCGAAGCTCCCCCGACGTCACTCAAAAGCCTGTTGCCGCTTCCGAAACTGCCTGCAAACTATAGGTCTACCCATTTCTGATGTTCATGTGACCATGACGCCTTCACTAGTGAGGATATTGGCAGTCATGTGGTATGTAGTTTTGCGTGTGACCACCTCGGATCctataaaatgtaaaaaaatgaaaaacaatttttttaacgtGTGTGGGCTTTATTTCGTGGTACTCGTCGGCGTCTGCGATGGCATGCGCAAATTTAGTCGATGCCGGCGCTTCTGCGCCGCCGGCCTTGTGTCCAGATTGTCTCGTGTGACGCGCACTTTTGTAGTTAACAGATTGTCTTTCGAGCTAAAAAAAAGCGGGCGAGGTGGGTTTGAGGAGGGGCGCGACTTTCTTTTCCCCTTCACGAGCCGACGGCGACGCCCTCTTCGAGCCAGGCGTGGCGCAGCACCTGCTTGAGAGTGGCGCGCTTGACGATGTCGGGCTCGAGCATGTGGCGGATGAGGCTCTTGCAGGACGAGCTGATGGAGTAGTTTGGCGGGAAGCGGACGTCGCGGTGCATCTGCAGCCGTATCTGCGTCTTGATGTTGGTGTCGTCGAAGGGCATCGTTCCCGTCACCATGATGAAGAGGATGCAGCCCAGCGACCACACGTCATACATCTTGGGGTTGTACGGGATGCCCTGAAGCACCTCCGGGGACGCGTACGCTGCGCTGCCGCAGTACGTCGAGCTCAGCACGCGCTTGCCGTTTGGGTCATCTGCGGAGGAGGAGCGGAACATTGAACTGCGAGCCTGCCTTGTCTCTACACGGGGAGACTGGAGCGACGCGGGTGTCATTCTTACGAAAGGGCGCAGTGAAGAACGTTAGCGGCAATGGGTACGATCTTCGCTACTTCGTTTTTACAGTGTAAAAAAACACATGATTTCCAATTGGACATACTATAGATCTAGTCTCAAGAAGCAAcactgggttcgatccccagtgccgccgggtacccaccggtgatacaatgagtacaagcttcccctggcctggtgctcgcctCATTcaggctgaaatgcttggaaaatgagtctttgacctcaccttgagcgaacgaaaaataccttgtgccatggcgctctttggccgcagatgcccttgcgccatcaaAGTTCACTATCATCAACACTGAACGCGCCGAATGAAGTTACAGGCGCTATAAGGGTTGTAGTCCATATCGGAGCGTAATTAAATCCTTCGAATCCACAGCGTCTACGGATCGATCATTCTTGTACGTTTGAGCTGGCAGGATTCTACCGATCGAGGCCGCCAGCGTGCCAATTGAGGCTCCGATCGAGGTGGACAGCAGCTTTAGGGAAGCGTTATAGACAGCGTTTCGGTTTGCGAAGTGCGGCCAAGCGCGCGCACTCGGGAAGCTGCAAGCAGGCGCCGCTATACACGAAGGCGGCGGCGGCACTCACGACAGAAGCGGCTGAAGCCGAAGTCGGTCAGCTTGACCGTGTTCTCGTCCTTGAGCAGCACGTTCTCGCACTTGAGGTCCCGGTGGGCGATGTTCTTGCCGTGCAGGTAGTTGAGCGCGCTGGCCAGCTGGCCGAAGTAGCGACGAGCCCTTTCCTCGTTGATGCGGCCGTGGTTCTGCGCGTAGGCCCGCGCTTAAGCGTCGCTACCCCCACACCAAAGGGCTGCACCAACTTCAGCACTTGAAGTGCGTCGGGAAGCGAAATCGTGGTCTCGTTTAGGGAGCTTCGAGCTGTACCATTGGCGGCCGGGTGCTCGCCACTTGAAGCTGCCTACTCGAGGTCTTGCCCTGCTTGCACGAGGAGCAACGTTGCCGAGGCACAAGCGTGCGCAGGAGCACTTGTGCAGTGCACAAGGAATCACTATAATGTAGTCGAACCGCGTTATAAGGAAactttataacgaaataatggatataatgaaGGAATCGCGATTCCCCTTGGAACattggtcaacacgggctataacgaagctacggctagaACTGTATTGCAGCAGGAGTGCCTCTCTGCTAGGAGCGGCATGGTGACCCTTTGCGGTCTACACAACCCAGACCACATAAGCAGCTCATCTACTCAAATCTACCGCAGACAAAGATTTGTCGGCACTAACGGCAGAGCCCGGATGGTCAGTGGTGGCTTGGGGAtgacaggaaacaaaaggaacgACCAGATGCGCAGGCTAGCCGAACTGAAGCCACGGCTTTCTCTCCCGCTCCTTTTAAAAAGCTCAGGTGCGCTTTGCTCACCCGGATGTGGTCCAGAAGGTCGCCGTGCTCGGCCAGCTCCATGATGATGAAGACCTTTTCGCGCGCCTGCAGGATGCGGTAGACCTTTACGATGTTCGGGTGCTCGATGCGCGGCAGGATGTCCAGCTCGCGCGGGAGGAACCGGTTCACAAAGTCTGACGACGTCTGGTTCTTGGCGATGATTTTGACCGCGTACCGGTCCTGGCCCTTCGATATCTCTCTGCGTGTGGCAGCGCCGCACACGTTCGTTTAACGGCGAGTCTGAGCGAAGAGTGCGTTTTCTGGACCTATCCGCAGTACAAGCACCATCCGCTACACCTCATCTGCTCCTAATCCTACAGACAGAAGTTCGGGTGGTTGACTAGAACACACAGTACAGAGCTCGCACATCGAAGAACACACGCGCGCTGCGTGGGTGAATGTAGTCGATATACACGGATGGCATCGTCTGCGTAAAATCACTTATTCCGTATATTTTACGAGGTAACCTTTAGTGCGGTTTCTATTAAGTCTTTATAGTATTTGACAGATTAAGAcaacattgttttctttttcgtatTATCGTTTCTTCGTATTTATGCTTGTGGCATGTACTCTCCGTAAGAACATTTTGTTTTGGATCTAAGGTGTACACTCATGGACAAAGGTTTGCGGgttcgcatgaaaaaaaaagtttcctctTGGGGAGGTAAACCAGTTCACTGGGAAAGCAGGGAACCATGAAAGAACATACACGCTACATGTCCTGGAACAAACACCGGCTTACTGTGCTAACCAAcgcagcgatttttttttcatgcaactgCATCGCGAAAACTTTTGTCCATGTATTCACGCGAGGGCCACTCATTCTATAGCGTGCACCTCAGACGGGAATTTGCACACTGAGTTTATTTTCTGTCTGCTGAAGCTCTGCTCATAGAATGATTGGGTGCCATGCTCACATGCTGGAACATCAGCGAAACGAGGTGATTCTACTCTGCCGGCGAGTGAGCGCACCCTTCTCTTGATTATCGCTCGAGGAGCTTTGAATACCCTGTTGTGTAAGTTAAGGAAACCAGCACGTATGTGTACGAAAGAGTCTAGATTTTGCTTGCAGTGTCCGAGATACTTAAGTTTGTTCAAAGTATGACGCGGCTGGCACAAATGCGAGAAATTCTGCTGTCTTTTATCCAAGAAAAGTATCGCGCTagctccaaaagaaaaaaaaaagcgcaagaaGAAAGCACTGCAGGCATAAAATCTACAcgtaatttttttcttatctgAGCGCGGCACCTCATTTGCCTGGTACGTGAGATGATCATAAATATTCCGCTGCCCGCGCATACTCACGCTGCGAAACTATGCAAGTAGCATGCACGAGGCTCTGCCGACGTTTAAGGGGATGTGATTGAGAATGGATGGTTTTAAGCCATTAACGGTAGAAAGGTGTACCGGTGCAGTTCGAGGCAGAAGTAGTTGATAATCGCAGGATGAGTGTTAATTACTCTAAGCAGCAACAAGGTGATGGGATTCTTCCGTGCGTTGCGTACGCCGAACCATTCGCATATCATAAGGAAGCCGCACATATTCGACGTTTGTGCCGATGCACAGCGCGAACACTGTGCCGAGACCGCAGTCCTTGCGAAAAGGCATATGCTACGCAAGGCAGTAATTTAGGTTACGTTAGGTGTCACAACTGCCTGCCGCATCTGCTCACGGTCAGTCACGAAAAGGAACAACGCAAAGGGGAGACGGGGGCTGGCGACAGCCACCGCAAGTTTTGTCGGGCCCCACCGAAAGTACCGGGCCACACAACGCCTACAGAGGCATCGTGCCTGGCCAAAATGTTATTCGCCCTCGATGAAAATTTCTTCCCGCCATTCCTGGTTACGAAATGTAAAGCGTTGTGGGTGCGAGCACCGAGCTACGGCGTTGCTCATATCCGCAAAGCCAAACAGCTGTGAGAGCCAGACTGCCCTGCACCTTCTGCACGGAGCCAACAACCGTCCAAGGCAACCATCGCGCGGTGCTCGGCTACAGAAATTTGAAATTAAATTCGTGGGCGAATCCTAATACCGTTGCATGATAATCACCGCACCAAACAGTCGACAAGACCGACCGCAACAATGCCATAAAGAAATGCAGTAGCGCTGGGGTACAGGACGTCGCAGCCAGAACCGGTGCATCCCCGGCCCTAACCCTCCATGGCGTGGAGGCCCCTCAAAATCTGAGTGAACCCCGAGGCGCACTGCTAGTTCCTCGAGAAAGACCCAGGAAAATTCCCGCGCATGGTTGCGGAAGGCTGTGGCATCTAAGCACAGCAGCCGCCCAACcggcaggaaggggggggggggggggggtcgggtgGCCCCCGGCGGGTGCTCGCGCGCGAGGCTTACTTGACCCGGCAGTAGGAGCCCTCGCCGATCGTCCTCCCGACGGTGTAGCCCTCACGAATGAGGCACTGCGCCGAGGAGACGCTGCGCGCAGGCAGCTCCCTGGCTCCGCTGCTCATGGCTCCTCGGGACTTTTGCTAAAGCCGCGAATGAGGGAGACAGCAGGCCACGCAGACGCCGACCATCCGAAAGCCCACCACGTTATGCTCGAGAAACCTGGTGGCGGCTGCAGGCGGTCCCATTGTTCGGCCCGAGCCACGGGCTTCACGCGTGCGTGCGCGCCTCCTCCTGCTCGCTTCTTCTTCGTGGGCCATGGGTGCCTCTGGCTCAAACACCGGTGCAGACTATGCATGGTGCCCAGCTGGCCACCGCTCCGTGCTTTCGCGCTTGTGTCCTGGACGGGGCTTCAAATTCCCCGCCAGCAACTGCTCGAATCCGTTCGGGACCGCGGTAAACGTTTTCCAGATAGAAGGTTGGGCCACGCGATATTCGCGCAGTATCCACGAGGTCTTGGTTCTTCAGTGTTTTCTCACCACCTCCAACCGCTTTTATCACAGACATACAGTTTGCTCTCTCTGTCCCTCTGCCTCGGAACATGCGTCGTGTGAGAGTTGCATCCGCCGTTGCATCACCTAGATTCCATTACTTCTAAGCTTTTCTTTCTTGTTCGGGTTTTAATGCAGTGAAAAACGAACACTAGGCTAGGAAAGGGTTGGTTTAATGGAGCTATAAAAAATAAAGCATTCGTGAAAGCTGATTATAGCTTTGGAATACTCTGTAAGGTTCACTGATGTGAACCTGAAAAGGCAGAAGTCGGCACAGTACTGATTGTGAATTATCCCGCATCCTAACTGAAAGCAATGATCTCGCGCCATGCCATTACAATTCCACAGGTATTGAAAATACACAGATATGAATTCCACAGATATGAAAATTCTATTTTTGTGTCACTCTTCgcgaagcacacacacacacacacaccaagagAGAGAGACCCTTTAATGAAAAGCAGAGAATTTTTAAAATCGCTGACTTGCTACTGTGCGTGGGAAATGGAATTGGTGAGAAAACGACGGAAGGAGAGAGGTGCAGAAATCAATAAAGGAAAATGagtaaaaaataacaaaacaaaagtaATAAAAAACAGGCGTTTAATTTGGGTTGAGGAGCTTCAACGAGAACTGTTAGAAGTTGTCAAATGGCATAATACAGTGCCCTCCAAAGGGCTGACAAAGATCGCTGCGTGAAGGGCGCATAGTGGAGAGATGCAAGGGGTATCAGGGCTTGTCGAGTAGACCAACGTCGTCAAAATAGGCAAAGTCACTGCACGTCTCTGCTGCGTGtggcaggctaagggacctaatCACAGTATACTGTTAGAAGCACTTGGGTGAGCGATCCCATGCTATGCTCATTGTACGCGCGCTCGTCGGCATAGGCTGTGCATTCAAACAGGACACGCTGCACTGTTTCGATTGAGCCGCGGTTGTCAACTAGCAGGCCGATCACTTGTCCTAAACGGTTCCGTAAGACGTTTGTAAACACGGCGTTCGCACGAAGTCGAGGATAAACAGTTTCCAGACGGCGAGGAAGACTGGGAGGTAGTCTAGATCtgagatgtgggtcgattgagaaGTGGGTAATGATGTAACGAAGAGCTTCAGAGCCAATTCTTTTCTCCGTAGGCATATCTTTTAGCCAGTTGGGACGCGTCTTATTTCGTGAAGAAAATTCTCCTGTGGTTCCGATGCCGAAGACCCTTGCGAGCCACTTAATATGCTTTTTCGTTGGCCAGAATTTCTTCGTGAACTTGTATCAACTGAAATGTTATACAGTGGTCTGCGGCAGTAACGTGTGTCGAGAGAAACTGGCTGGTGCCTGCATGGTTTTCTTCAACAGGCTGTGCAGGGTTTGTAGCGCTGCTCTGGCGTCCGTGAAAATCACCCGTCGGCCAGGGGCTCGGCGCAGGATATAAAGGACAGCTCTACTGTCGTGGACGATGCCTTCCGCTGCAGGCGATAGGAAAACACCTGGCTTGTTAAGGGCACG
Protein-coding sequences here:
- the LOC144118462 gene encoding testis-specific serine/threonine-protein kinase 1-like yields the protein MSSGARELPARSVSSAQCLIREGYTVGRTIGEGSYCRVKEISKGQDRYAVKIIAKNQTSSDFVNRFLPRELDILPRIEHPNIVKVYRILQAREKVFIIMELAEHGDLLDHIRNHGRINEERARRYFGQLASALNYLHGKNIAHRDLKCENVLLKDENTVKLTDFGFSRFCHDPNGKRVLSSTYCGSAAYASPEVLQGIPYNPKMYDVWSLGCILFIMVTGTMPFDDTNIKTQIRLQMHRDVRFPPNYSISSSCKSLIRHMLEPDIVKRATLKQVLRHAWLEEGVAVGS